One Aegilops tauschii subsp. strangulata cultivar AL8/78 chromosome 2, Aet v6.0, whole genome shotgun sequence genomic window, cccccccccccctccctctcCGCTCCTGTAGGTTTCCATCGCTCTGCCCAATCTAACCCACTCCCAGTAGCTACCTAACCAGTAATCTTACATCGCTAATCTCGTTCGCTCCAGGGGGAACGGGTGCTTCGTGGCGGCGCTGCGGCGCGCCGCATGCGTAGGAGGCCAGCTGCGGCGAGTTCGTCGGCAGCGTCCACCAGTCGTGATGGTAGTGGAACACCCGAAAGGACTTAGCCTTTCCATCGATTGCATCTAGTAAGTATTAACCCTAGCTAGCTTGGGCTCTGATAATTTTCGGTTGTGCAGTTGCAGAGGATGAGTCAGGGAGTGAGGAGGAGGATCCCAATGTCCCCAAAGGCTCCAAGAAGGAAAGGAAAAGGCAAGAGAGGGAAGACCGGGAGGCGCAGCGTCAGGTTGGTCAAAGAATTAGGCTACACTGCTGTATTCTTCTGTTATGCGAGCAATTGTACCTATGAACCTTAGATTTTGTGCGAAATTGTACTCATTCAAATCGTTCAACTTTAGCTAAGCTCCTGACACTAGCTAGTTAGCATACATCTTGTCATCTTAGACTTATTTCCTTATACAAGATGACTGATTGCTGATTTTATCATTTTATGTCAATAGAGAGATTATATCTTCGTTTCTTAAAACACGAGCTATTGCTTATGTGATTGTTCACCTCACGACAGAGTATGGAATACAAGTGCATTTTTTAAATCTTTTATTCACTTGCATGTTTATATCTCTTGCAAGGCTAATGAAGCGGCACGGAATTCAAGGAGAACTAATCAAGACCGTTATGAGGAAATGAGAAGGAAGAAGGATGAGGAGCGTGAGGCCCAGGAGAGATTATTGGTTAGAAGTTGCTTAGCTCCTGATTGTTCTGTTTGATGCTGTTATATATTGAGCTCTCATGCTAAGTTGCGTATTGCTTTAGGAAGAAGAAGCTATGGCACGGAAAGCCAAGGAAGAGGAAGCTGCTGCTCTGGAATTTGAGAAATGGAAAGGGGCCTTTTCAGTTGATGCTGAAGGGACAACTGAAAGTGAGACGCAAGATGGTGGGCAGGGTTTGCTCCACAATTTTGTGGAATACATCAAGGTGCACTTTCTTTGTGTGTGGATGTAGTCTAGTGATGTTTTCTGATGGCCGCTAATGATTCATTGTTTGAAGAAACCAATGTTGCTTTTGATATCATGAATGCAGTAGAACTTAATGTATGATCTAATTTTTGTACAACATGGTAGGTTGGATAGGTGTTCCATTGAAATTATTGTCAGCATTAGTTTGTTAAACCGTAGAAAGATGTGTTATTGTCTTATCGTTGCCCAAGTATATTGCCTCGGTAAGATCCACTTGTCTTGCTAAATCCACAATCTTTGCTTTGAATTTTTCATACTTTCCAGAAGCAGAAGTGTGTTCCACTAGAAGATCTTGCTGGAGAGTTTGGAATGCGAACCCAGGTAACTGAAGAGCCATTTTATATCAGACGGTTAGGTGTTGACATTGGTAAATGGTTTAACGTTTTATTTGCTGCTATATAACAGTAAGATTCTGTTCTTTATCTTGAAAAAACACAAAAGCTTAGCGTCGCGATGCATTGGTGGATAAAATGGTTGCATGTACGACTGGCATACGTGTAGGTCAAATACACACACAGCCTAGACTAAGCTCTGCCAGTAGCGATGCCTGGACGCTAGTTGCCACTGCTGTAGTCCACAATCTGGCCTCGAGAGGCAATGTCAAGGTTGTCCCTGTTGAAGATAGCAGAGATTCGTTGCTTCCAGATCCACCATTTTTTAGCATTGTCAATGAGGGTAAGCCCTTACGGAGTGATGATGTAGTGGATTCGGTCACTGTTTACCATCGGCACACAAAATTGTCCTCAATGGCGGGGGACAGTGCCATTGACTTGAGCCGCGAGAGCATGATGATTCTGTCTTGTTTACACTTAAAAACGATTTAATGATAAATTCCGTGAGTTGGATTCTGTCAATTTATGCTCGAAACCCTGTTGCACTGATGCCACTGCCTTGCTGTGGAAGTGCTAAACTGGTATTTAGGAACGGTTCTGGTTTGTGTCTTTCCATCCTCATTTCTGGAGATTGGAGAAACGAAAATCATGTCCTGAGTTGTACTGTGGCTCCCAAGAAAGACTAGCCTTACTTTTTACTGCACTTCTATTCCATTGGAAAGAGGTTACTTGTGAAAGGTACTAACTAGAAAAGAGATTATTTGAAAACCACAAATTTTCAACAAGATAGAGTGGCTAATCATGGTGGTTCTCAATTCTCCTGCACTTTTGTTCTGTCAAATCATGGTCGTCCATAGTCTTAGTGTCCATAATATCAATGTTCATACCAGAGTCCCTTTTATTAAGATCAGTTCAAGGATGCTTGCATCTGTTTTGGAATTAATATACTTAAGATTTTAGCCATATTGTCTTGTACCTTGATGTCATGTCATTTGACCTGGAACCTCAGTATTATTGCGATAAACTAACCTATGATTGTGTCGGAAATGATATGGAACACAAGTTTGTGCTATTTCGAAAATTCCTTTTGATTGTTCTGTTTTTCTTTAAACATTGTAAAATGTGTATTTGTAATTATTCTTGTAAAATGTGTATGACCTGTGTAAGAGGCAAACATTCGGTTTGTACGAACATCTCAGAATACCAGTAAGGCAGCGTTTGGCATTGCGGTGGATTCTCATAATCCCATTTGCCCCATCCTATTTACCCTGTTTTAGTGTTTGTTTGACCTGCTTTTACCTACTTTTATGGCTAATTTTCCATGAGAGATTATAAAataaccacataacaacatagtTCAGCAACCACAAACTGAGCCTAAAACAGTGCCTTATATAGTACTCCCccccgtcccataatataagagcgtttttgacactagtgtaatgtcgaaaacgctcttatattatgggacggagggagtactagaaaTTTTTGTGAGGGCTGGTTAAAATGACAGTTTTTTTGTGTGGGGGGATTAAAATGACTCTGTTAAGTGGCCATATTTCAGACCGGAAACTGTATAGAACTTCTTCCATATATACCCGTAGATATCTTACGTTTATCACGGTGTTTGCTTAGTGTCTCCAGCTTTCCAGAAGCGTCTAGAGCTAGTAGATTTTTCAGACCAGAACTGTTGTGGGTTAATTCCTTGAAAAATATTAAATCTCAAGTACCCCATCCCTTTCTATCCCAGTATGTTTCATTGGGATGCTTTATCCATCAAATAATCTACTCTGCTGTGCTTAGAGCTGTGAGCATTCAGTATCATGGATGGCTCATTATATATGTTTGATTGATATTCAGAGCAACAGAGTAAATTTTTGGATGTGATCCTGAATTTGACCTAGAATGTCTTTGCAAAAGTAATGCCATAATTATCTTTTCACCTGGGCTCTTTGTAAATGTACTCCTACGGTCCCACACCCCCTGTTTTATACCACAGCACCATGATAACTTTCGTTTGAGTATTTACAGTTGTCCTGTGTGGCTGTGTTCTGAGTATTTATTTTTTCTGTTTTGCAGGACTGCATAAACCGAATTATTACGCTTGAAGGCATGGGTAAGTTGTCTTATTATTCTAACTTGTGATCAATGAATGAGCTTCATTCTCATCTTCTCTGGGATCTGCTTGACTCGCGTCAGTTGAAGAAGTTCAACCTGGAATGTGCAGCACCCACTTGGACTGATACTGATAGGCTTGCTTTGGTGTTGTGCAGACAGATTATCTGGCGTGATGGATGACCGTGGGAAGTTCATATACATATCAATCGAGGAGATGCAGGCTGTTGCAGACTACATCAGGAAGCATGGGAGGGTGAGCATATCACACCTGGCCAACAACTCAAATGAATTCATAGATCTAGAGCCAAAGCCCCTGTATGACGAGAAGGAGGAGAGCCATCAAGATGAAAGCGCCCCGGCAGGTGTAGTTGCAGAGCCCTGATGAGTACTCATGGTCGAGCTTATTGCCCCTGCAAAAAAGCATATATCGTTTTAATTTCTGTGCAAGATCAGGTACATGTTTTCTAGAAATGTTGCTATAGTTTGTGCTAACCTTGGTGGCGGCTTGGCATCTCGGACTTGACAAGATCAAAAAGGGTTATTACATCATCGGAAGTTCAGAGCTGGTGCTGAAAATTTTCTTTTTTGAGGGGAAACGTTGCTGCCTTTTTATTGCCTACTGAGAGCTGGTGCTGATACAATGAAAGTGTAACTAGCAAATTCCATCCATTGCGCTCTTTTGGGAGCCTGTAGGAACCAACGCGAAGGGCCCAAACTAACGACTGGCCTAGCTGATAGCTAGTTTGGGGAGTCATATGATTTGTTCTACTAGCAATCATGGCGTAGCCAATTATAGGAAGATGTTGAGTCACTGGCGCCATACCTTTTGGCCTGGCACAAGTCAACAGACACCGGTGGTCATGTTGGAAGAGATTAAATTGCAGTAGCATGGGGACAGGCGGACAGCTTTCACACGTACTAGTACTACAGTACTACTAGTATGCAGTGTAGTACGTG contains:
- the LOC109740215 gene encoding DDRGK domain-containing protein 1, yielding MDGSGGIFAAVVCALLVFAIFPLLLWRRRSDATAAVDNHRLPPQPLQGERVLRGGAAARRMRRRPAAASSSAASTSRDVAEDESGSEEEDPNVPKGSKKERKRQEREDREAQRQANEAARNSRRTNQDRYEEMRRKKDEEREAQERLLEEEAMARKAKEEEAAALEFEKWKGAFSVDAEGTTESETQDGGQGLLHNFVEYIKKQKCVPLEDLAGEFGMRTQDCINRIITLEGMDRLSGVMDDRGKFIYISIEEMQAVADYIRKHGRVSISHLANNSNEFIDLEPKPLYDEKEESHQDESAPAGVVAEP